From the Nocardiopsis changdeensis genome, the window ACCCCCACGGCGACCTGGCCAGCACCTACCTGGTCACGCAGGCGGGCGCCGACCCGGCGCACCCGTGACCGAGAGCCCGACCCCGGGCCGCCGCGCACCCGCCCCCGGGCGCGCGGCGGCCGCCCGCCCCGACGACCGCAGGAAGCACACCATGACCGAGAGCCCGACCCCAACGGCGCCGACCCTGGAGGAGGCCCGCACCCGGGCCGCCGTCCTGGCCGCCGCCACCGAGGCCACCACGGACACCCCCACCGGCCGCGCCGCCCGCGGCGTCCTGGCCGCCATGCTCTACGCGGCCGCCCTGGACGGCGACGGGCTGACCCGCGTCATGCGGTGGGTGGCCACCGGAGAACGCGAGGAGCCGATCCGGATCCTGACCGCCCGCCGTGAGGACGTCGACGCCCACGCCGCGGCGGCCGCTCTGATGCTGTCCCAGCACGCCGATCCCGACTACCAGGCCGCTGTGGCCCGGCTGGTCCGGGCTGCCCTGATCACCACCGAGGAGAGCCGATGAGCACCACCACCCCGTTCCCCGGCTGGGGTGACCCGGCCGTGTTGTCCGAGGAGGCCGACGGGCCGGAAGACCTCGCCATCCGGACGTGGGCCGAGCGCTACATTCCGCCGCACTCGGCGGAGGCGTTCGCCGAACACGCCTGGTCTCAGTGGGACGAGTATGAGCCTGATGGCAGCCAGACCGTCGGGGAGTTCCTCTGTGACCTGCTGCGCCAGTGGCGCGGCGAGTCGGGCGGGTACCCGCCCACCCCGCAGGGCTGACCAACGCGGGTGCAGGAAGGGCCCGGCCGGTTTCGGCCGGGCCCTCGGCGTGGAACTCGGTGCCCATATCCGGTGCTGACCTCTACAATCCGTATGCGACGTGTTCGCCCCCGTCACATGAGGTCACCCGCTGCTCATCCCCCTTGGAGGAGCCCACGATGTCCCCCACTCCCCCGACCGAAACCCCCGCCCGGCCACGCCGCTCCGGTACCGGCGGCCGCTGGTGGATCTACGCCGGGCGCGGGATCATCTGGGCGTTTTTCCTGGCGGTCATCGTCAACGCGGCCATGAACCAGTACCGGCTGTGGACCGCCGACGCCGCTCCGGTCGCCGAGCAGGCCCCCGCCGCTGCGGAGCCGGCGACCGCGTTCCCTGAGGACGCCGCCGCGGCGTTCGCCCAGGGGTTCGCCCAGGCGTATTTCTCCCAGGGCGCGGACGCCGACGAGGCCCCAGCGGTGACGCTCGCCGACTACGTTCCCGAGGACCGTCTCCGGGATTTCGCGGTGCCGGAGATGACCGTGGACGGTATCCGCACTGTCCAGGTGAACGCGACCGATGACCACCACGGCATCGTCACCCTGGCCGCCCAGGTGGGCGGTGCCCCCATGCACCTGGACGTGCCGATCTACGCGGCCGACACCGGCGCCCTGGTGGTCTCCGGCCTGCCCGCACTGCTGCCCGCCCCCGAGCCGGCGACCCTGCCGGCCCCGGCCGAGGAACAGGCCACCGACGAGGCGGCCGCCGAGCAGATGACGCCCGTCATCACCGGGTTCCTGGAGGCGTGGGCCGAGACCCCCGACCACCTGCCCCGTTACCTGTCCCCGCAGGCCCAGGTGGACCCCCTGCCCGAAGGGGCGTTCACGTTCGGCGGGCTCGGCGACCTCACGGTGCCGCCCGTGGACGGTGACGGGCCGCGCGAGGCGCTGGCCACCGTCACCTGGCGCCCGGCCGAGGAGACCGACGGCGGCCTCACCCAGCACTACCGGATCACCCTGGAGCAGACCGCGGGGAACTGGTTCGTGGTCGACGTCCAGGGCGCCCCTGCGCCTCCGGCCGGTTCCTAGGAGGCCCCGGGATGGACCTGCCCACCTATACCAATATCTGGCGCATCGAGAAGCGCCTGTACAAGCTCTACGACTTCCGCCTGCCTATGCCGGTGCCGGTCACCACTGCGGCGATCTTCGTGGTGATCGTCGTGGTGTGGTGCACGCTCATGGCCCTGCTACGGGTGCCGTTCTCCACCCCCTGGCACGTGCTGTGGATCGTCCCGCCGTTCGTCCTGGCGTGGGGGGCGACCCGCCCGGTCATCGAGGCCAAACGGCTGGACGAACTAGCCGCGAGCCAGATCCGGTTCCTGCTGGAGGCCCGCACCTATGTGCGGCTGCGTCCCGAGTACGAGCCCGCCCGGGTGCGTACCGCGGCCGTGGTCTGGCACCGCGACCCGGTCGGCGCCCCCGACCGCCGCGCCCACACCCCCGCCCCGGTCGTGCGGGCCCTGCCGACCCGCCCTCTGCCCTCCGCCGCCCGCCAGGCGGGCGCTGCGGCCGCCTGATCCCCTGCGAGGTTTCCCACCATGCGACTGCCCCGCCCGCCCCGCAGCGCCCGCCTGGCCGCCACCTATTTCGATGACCTGATCCTGCTCACCGACACCACCGCGTGGGCGTACTTCCGCCTGCCCACCTACGCCTACGAGTTCAGCACCCTGGAGGACCGCGAGGTGCTGGCGATGAACGTCACCATCGCCCTCGCGGCCATCCGCATGAACGACGCCCAGGTCCACCTGCGCATCGCCCACCGCGACTACCCGGCCGCCGAGTGGGCCAACGCCCTGGACGACCGCACCACCGCGGCGCTGGCGCGCATCCGCGACCCCCGCGACCGGCAGGCCGCCACCGGCGCCTGGTCGGCGTACCTGGATGAGACCTACCGGCACGTGTGGGCCGCGGACTTCTGGAGCAAGGAGGTCTACCTCGGGGTGCGGCTCGGCCAGCGCACCAGCGGCCGCGCAGGCGACGTGCTTGGCCACTTCCAGGCCCTGTACACCTCCCTGGAGCACGCGCTCGGGATGGAAGACCCGCGTGTGGATGCCGAGGAGGTCGACCGCTGGCACGACCAGGCCCAGCGGCTCGGCCGCGCCCTGGCCGCCGGCGCCCTGAGCGCCCGCCACGCCACCGCCGACGAGGTCGCATGGCTGTTGCAGCACACCGTCAGCGGCGCCGACCACCAGCCCAGCGCCGCCGGGCGCCGCCCGTGGGGGCGCGGCGAGATCGAGCAGCTCGCCGAGGGCACCGTCCACAACGGCCGCACCCTGCTGCGCCTGGAGCACGGCACCAAGTCGACCTGCGTCGCCTACCTGGCGTTCTCCCGGTTCCCGGACCTGATGGCGTTCCCCGACGGCGAACCGTGGCTGTACCACGCCGACTCGCTGCCGTTCCCAGTCGCGATCACTTCCCGCATGCAGCTGGTGCCGCCGGCCAAGGCCGCCAAGGACGTGGGCCGCAAGCTCGCGCACGCCCGCGACATGGACGCCCACATCCGCGAGGCCGGGGTAGAGGCCCCCATTGCCCTGGCCGAGCAAATCGACGCCGCCCGCGCCCTGGAGCACGGCATCACCAAGGAGCGCCTGCCGTTCGTCTACGGCTGGCACCGCCTCATGGTGTCCGGGCCCACCGAGGAGATCGTCCGCAACCGCGTGGAAGCGGTCATCGAGCACTATCGGGACATCGGCATCGACGTGGTCGCCCCCACCGGCGACCAGCTGTCGCTGCTGAACGAGGCCCTGCCGGGCGACCAGGTCCGTGTGCAGGCATACGCCCAGCGCCAGCCGCTGCGCACCATCGCGGGCGGCATGCCCACCGCCACCGTCGCCGTGGGCGACACCCCCGACCCGGCGGGGAACGGGTGGGTGGGGCCCTACATCGGCGAGACCGTCGGCCGGGCCCGCTCCATCGTCCACTTCGACCCGCTGGTGGCCGCCGCGCGCAACCGGCCCACCGCCATCGCCGTCACGGGCGAGCCGGGCGGCGGCAAGACCACGCTGGCGCTGCTGCTCATCTACCAGTTGGCCCTGCGCGGGGTGACCATCGCGGCCATCGACCCCAAGGGCGACGCCGAGTCCCTGGTTGAACTGCTCCAGCGCCGCGGCCGCAAGGCCCGCATCATGTCCCTGGCCTCGGCCCAGCCCGGCCTGCTGGACCCGTTCGCGTTCGGCGACGACCTGGCCGCCAAGAAGACCATGGCCACCGAGACCCTGCGCCTGCTGCTGCCCCGCATGAGCGAAGAGCGCGAGTCGGCGATGATCCAGGCCGTCGGCGCGGTCGCCAACCAGCCCCAGCCGTCCCTGGCCAAGGTCGTCGACCACCTCCAGGCCCAGGAGGACCCCGCCTCGCGCAACCTCGGCGCCGTCCTGGGATCCATGGCGGAAATGAGCCTGGCCAACCTCTGTTTCGCCCCCCAGCAGGCCGACCAGATCGACACCGAGGGGTGGACGACCGTGTTCACCCTGGCCGGGCTCACCCTGCCCGAGGCCAGCCTCAACCGCGACGACTACAGCTATGGTCAGCGGCTGTCGGTGGCCCTGCTGTTCCTGGTGTCGCAGTTCGCCCGCCGCCTCATGC encodes:
- a CDS encoding conjugal transfer protein, which gives rise to MSPTPPTETPARPRRSGTGGRWWIYAGRGIIWAFFLAVIVNAAMNQYRLWTADAAPVAEQAPAAAEPATAFPEDAAAAFAQGFAQAYFSQGADADEAPAVTLADYVPEDRLRDFAVPEMTVDGIRTVQVNATDDHHGIVTLAAQVGGAPMHLDVPIYAADTGALVVSGLPALLPAPEPATLPAPAEEQATDEAAAEQMTPVITGFLEAWAETPDHLPRYLSPQAQVDPLPEGAFTFGGLGDLTVPPVDGDGPREALATVTWRPAEETDGGLTQHYRITLEQTAGNWFVVDVQGAPAPPAGS
- a CDS encoding conjugal transfer protein, producing the protein MDLPTYTNIWRIEKRLYKLYDFRLPMPVPVTTAAIFVVIVVVWCTLMALLRVPFSTPWHVLWIVPPFVLAWGATRPVIEAKRLDELAASQIRFLLEARTYVRLRPEYEPARVRTAAVVWHRDPVGAPDRRAHTPAPVVRALPTRPLPSAARQAGAAAA
- a CDS encoding ATP-binding protein, whose protein sequence is MRLPRPPRSARLAATYFDDLILLTDTTAWAYFRLPTYAYEFSTLEDREVLAMNVTIALAAIRMNDAQVHLRIAHRDYPAAEWANALDDRTTAALARIRDPRDRQAATGAWSAYLDETYRHVWAADFWSKEVYLGVRLGQRTSGRAGDVLGHFQALYTSLEHALGMEDPRVDAEEVDRWHDQAQRLGRALAAGALSARHATADEVAWLLQHTVSGADHQPSAAGRRPWGRGEIEQLAEGTVHNGRTLLRLEHGTKSTCVAYLAFSRFPDLMAFPDGEPWLYHADSLPFPVAITSRMQLVPPAKAAKDVGRKLAHARDMDAHIREAGVEAPIALAEQIDAARALEHGITKERLPFVYGWHRLMVSGPTEEIVRNRVEAVIEHYRDIGIDVVAPTGDQLSLLNEALPGDQVRVQAYAQRQPLRTIAGGMPTATVAVGDTPDPAGNGWVGPYIGETVGRARSIVHFDPLVAAARNRPTAIAVTGEPGGGKTTLALLLIYQLALRGVTIAAIDPKGDAESLVELLQRRGRKARIMSLASAQPGLLDPFAFGDDLAAKKTMATETLRLLLPRMSEERESAMIQAVGAVANQPQPSLAKVVDHLQAQEDPASRNLGAVLGSMAEMSLANLCFAPQQADQIDTEGWTTVFTLAGLTLPEASLNRDDYSYGQRLSVALLFLVSQFARRLMHGLDRHLPKAIFLDEAWAVTSTPEGAKLVPEVSRMGRSRNTALILVSQNAGDLLNEQVTNCVSTVFAFRSSESTEVSNVMELLGVADTEDHQAVLRNLGNGVCLMRDLDGRTAQVAVDLVSQELLEWLDTNPNRPHPGDRLDDENDGFENEAEWEDEDAPRAEVST